The following nucleotide sequence is from Nitrospira defluvii.
CTGACAAACTTGGAGACGAAGGCGTATCTGGTCTGGAGCGCTTCCGCGAGACTCTTGACCAGCGAATTGAAAAAATCTGCGCCTGTCGTGGCGGCCGTTCCTTCATCGATCTTCCGCAACGTGAGATCGCTCTTGCATAGCGCTCGTTCAAACCGTAACCGCTCGAACTCCGCAGCCGCTCGCATGGCAAAGATGCCAAGGGTCGATGTCGTCCGCACGGGATCGAGCATCGGCTTGGAATCCATGATTGCCAGGTGCCCGATGACCCGGTCCGAGCCATCCACAATCGGCACCCCACAGTAGCTCTCGACGCCGATGTCCTGGATGAGTTGAACGTGAGGATACAGCTCGCGTAGTTGGTCCGGATGGTGGACACATTTGCGTGTCAGCACAGTTTCGCAGGGGCCGTGTGCCGGCACGTCGAACTGGGGAAGCGGCTGCCCTTTGCCCCATCCCGCTCTGGATCGGAAGCTGATGCCATCCTCTCTGAGCTCGGACACATAGGCATAATCCACGCCGAGCGCGGTGGCCAGCTGCTGCACGAGCGAGGGAAAAAACTGTTCACCGATTTTCGACTCGACCCCTTCGACGATCTGCCGAAGCACAAGGCCGGTCTGCGCAAGATCACGCGTCCTGGCGGCAACCTGCTGTTCCAATCGGCCGTAGGCTTGCTGAATCGCCTGCTCGGCTTCCTTCAGCCTCGTGACATCGCGCGAAATCGCGAGCAGCTGCTCGGGCTTGCCGTCTTTGCCGAGAATGGCGGTCACCGAGACATCCCACCATTTCGGCGTCTTGGTTTGTGCTGTGGCGAAGAATCCGGTGAATCGACCGACTCGACCTTGACGCGCTTCTTCGACAGCGGCACGCGCCTGCTCCCGGTCTTGCCCGTCCCAGAACTCAATCCAAGGGGAACCGACCAGCGGGCCGAAGTCGCAGATCTCCAGCGCCGTCATACCGTGAGCATTCATGGACAGAAGATGCCCGTTGAGATCAAGCACCTTGATGCAATCGCGACTGCTTTCGATCAGGCGAGCGGCCAATTCCTCGCTGCGTCGGAGGGCTTCTTCAAGGTCGGGAGATGCCATCGCACTCACCTACTGAGGACCGTGGAGGGCAGGAAAAATCGCGCAAAGTCTAGCACCGGAGGGGAAAGTCCCGCAACCAAGGGGAACGCGGGCACAACGGGGGCAGTCATGGAGGCGAAAGCCGTGCGCCGCAGCCTATACAGCGGATCTGTAGGGGGATTTCCCTTCGGACCGCCGCCGGGTCCGGCGGCGGTCCAAGGAAGAGCCGGGCGAAGCGACTCGTCCGGTACTGAGCCAGAATCTTGGGCATGGCCAGAAAGCAGGCGACCATCACGACGCCGACGGCAATCAACGGCCATTGGGCGCTGACGACGCTGCTACCCAGATAAACGAACGCAAAGGTCGGCGGCGCCATGCCGAACAGGGTGGCCAGCGCGAAGGTTTTGAGCGACATATTCGTGAGGCCGGCGCCGTAACTCACCACGTCGAATGAAAAGATCGGGATGAACCGGGCGACGAACATGGCGCCCATCAACTGATGGTCCGTACACATCCGGCAAAACGTATGCTCCGTCTTCATGAGATGCGACAGCGCCTCGCGTCCCAACACACGCGCTATGAGAAAACAA
It contains:
- a CDS encoding TVP38/TMEM64 family protein gives rise to the protein MSAITMVSTGMLRTMTTWIKLGCGALAVAAAWWGGSSFDYERYFSPTALAQWINEAGPLGPLLLIGGMVGAVIVPPIPSLPLDLAAGAAFGPFYGALYAVIGAEIGAIVCFLIARVLGREALSHLMKTEHTFCRMCTDHQLMGAMFVARFIPIFSFDVVSYGAGLTNMSLKTFALATLFGMAPPTFAFVYLGSSVVSAQWPLIAVGVVMVACFLAMPKILAQYRTSRFARLFLGPPPDPAAVRREIPLQIRCIGCGARLSPP